A stretch of Pirellulales bacterium DNA encodes these proteins:
- a CDS encoding GNAT family N-acetyltransferase, giving the protein MSISALVRGGAVFGTTMGDFEQILQIRPGRIAALSAYALAKIVPDSAAMAAVRAALELSRQRHVRVVQSLVGVADSQTAERLKSVGFSHITDVFHLVCAVSDQKSFPIRNSLRFMLFDDTPQAEVILSQLISQTYDASQDCPELNGKRPVDEVLASYRAIGHNRRQTWFVAQQESANVGCLLLAEHPKQRDLELIYMGVVPPFRGRGMGRDFIEHARTIAGGLPTERLSLAVDARNKPALAIYRAAGFAEAAKYKLYLLLL; this is encoded by the coding sequence ATGTCAATTTCAGCACTCGTGAGGGGTGGAGCCGTTTTCGGAACAACCATGGGCGACTTCGAGCAGATTCTGCAAATTCGTCCCGGCCGCATCGCGGCCTTGTCGGCATACGCTCTGGCCAAAATCGTGCCGGACTCTGCGGCAATGGCGGCAGTTCGCGCTGCCTTGGAGTTGTCCAGGCAGCGTCACGTTCGGGTTGTTCAATCGCTGGTCGGTGTGGCCGATTCACAAACCGCGGAGAGGCTGAAATCTGTCGGTTTTTCCCATATTACCGACGTCTTTCATTTAGTTTGTGCCGTATCCGACCAGAAATCCTTTCCGATTCGCAACAGTCTGCGGTTTATGCTGTTCGACGATACTCCGCAAGCGGAAGTTATATTATCTCAATTAATTTCGCAGACTTACGATGCATCGCAAGACTGCCCAGAGTTAAACGGCAAGCGACCGGTCGACGAGGTGTTGGCGAGCTATCGAGCCATCGGACACAACCGCCGGCAAACGTGGTTCGTCGCGCAGCAGGAAAGCGCGAATGTAGGCTGCCTATTGCTCGCCGAGCATCCGAAGCAGCGCGATTTGGAGCTCATTTACATGGGCGTTGTACCACCGTTTCGCGGGCGCGGCATGGGGCGCGATTTTATTGAGCATGCACGAACCATCGCGGGAGGCTTGCCAACCGAGCGGTTGAGTTTAGCGGTAGACGCGAGAAACAAGCCCGCGCTGGCGATTTATCGAGCCGCGGGATTTGCTGAGGCCGCGAAATACAAGCTGTATCTGCTGCTGTTGTGA
- the dnaA gene encoding chromosomal replication initiator protein DnaA, whose amino-acid sequence MDDKEIVLAVRTLLADKVERDDFELWFGAETKLELTDGIFRVTAISRFVQDWLRIHFRGAIETACRHVLGRSAAVEFHVADASLPTDSALPEVRQTQLPFAGSSEPAANSVLVTHHRNHAGVAPAPSTTAAMGNRWRRTSRRGHLAVTAAQGENLTTGSRRRFAKLDSFVVGSSNRLAHAMAQTAVEKPGSMSPLLFHGPSGCGKTHLLEAIWTAAHALRRSANVVFLSAEQFTTLFVEALRGAGLPSFRRKYRGVDLLIVDDVQFLEGKRATLVELLHTIDALHRDGKQLVFSADRSPAALGELGPELASRLAGGMTCSLEQPDLSLRIGLVQQFASRLDVEFPPAVAEYIAANVTTGAREISGAVNRIHAASRMLKEPISHELAEVSLAELLRHSRKAVRLTDIERAICDEFGLSNESLQSGGRTKAISSARMLAMFLARKHTRAGLAEIGQHFGRRSHSTVISAQKRVSDWLSNQSDIDLSERRCTVDEAIQRVEQRLRAG is encoded by the coding sequence ATGGACGATAAGGAAATCGTGTTGGCCGTGCGTACACTGCTGGCCGACAAGGTTGAGCGGGACGATTTTGAACTCTGGTTTGGTGCAGAGACAAAGCTTGAGCTTACCGACGGAATATTCCGCGTAACTGCGATAAGCCGTTTTGTGCAAGATTGGCTGCGGATCCATTTCCGAGGCGCGATCGAAACGGCTTGCCGCCATGTTCTCGGCCGCTCCGCGGCCGTGGAATTTCACGTTGCCGACGCATCCCTCCCAACGGATTCAGCACTGCCAGAAGTGCGTCAAACGCAATTGCCGTTTGCAGGTTCGAGCGAACCGGCCGCCAACTCGGTCCTGGTGACTCATCACCGAAATCATGCGGGCGTCGCGCCCGCGCCATCGACAACGGCCGCGATGGGCAACCGCTGGCGTCGAACCAGCCGCCGCGGCCATCTTGCGGTGACCGCTGCACAAGGCGAAAACCTTACCACAGGATCGCGCCGGCGATTTGCCAAACTCGATTCGTTTGTCGTGGGAAGCTCGAACCGGCTTGCCCATGCGATGGCTCAAACGGCGGTGGAAAAGCCAGGCAGCATGTCGCCGCTGCTGTTTCACGGGCCCAGCGGCTGTGGCAAGACGCATCTTCTGGAAGCGATTTGGACTGCCGCACATGCTCTTCGCCGCAGCGCAAACGTAGTGTTCCTGTCGGCCGAGCAGTTCACTACACTGTTCGTCGAAGCGCTTCGCGGCGCCGGGCTGCCGAGCTTTCGTCGAAAATATCGCGGCGTCGATCTATTGATCGTCGACGACGTGCAGTTCCTCGAGGGCAAGCGGGCAACGCTCGTCGAGCTATTGCACACCATCGATGCACTTCACCGCGACGGTAAACAGTTGGTGTTTTCCGCCGATCGTTCTCCCGCGGCACTCGGCGAGCTAGGGCCTGAATTGGCTTCACGGTTGGCGGGCGGAATGACCTGCAGCCTGGAGCAACCCGATTTGTCCCTGCGCATTGGCTTGGTGCAGCAATTTGCGAGTCGGTTGGACGTCGAATTTCCGCCAGCGGTGGCCGAATACATTGCCGCTAACGTGACGACAGGCGCCCGCGAAATCTCAGGAGCGGTCAATCGCATTCATGCCGCCAGCCGTATGTTGAAGGAACCGATCTCCCATGAATTGGCAGAAGTTTCGTTGGCCGAGTTGCTTCGCCATAGTCGAAAAGCGGTGCGGCTGACCGACATCGAGCGGGCAATTTGCGACGAATTTGGGCTGTCGAACGAAAGCCTGCAATCGGGGGGGCGGACGAAGGCGATTAGCTCAGCACGGATGCTGGCGATGTTTCTGGCGCGAAAGCATACGCGCGCTGGACTCGCGGAAATTGGTCAGCATTTCGGCCGTCGTAGCCACAGTACAGTGATCTCAGCGCAAAAGCGTGTTTCCGATTGGCTGTCGAACCAGTCGGACATCGACCTCTCCGAGCGTCGCTGTACCGTGGATGAAGCGATTCAGCGCGTTGAACAAAGG